The DNA window GCCGGGACTCGGATGGGTAGTTCGATCGTCGCAAGTGGTCCGTCTGCTGGGTTTTCGACGTCGAGCACGTAGAACCGCGATTTCATGTCGGCAGGATCGGTGCCGATCGATCCCCAATAGTCGTGCTGTTCCCCGGGAATGTAGATGGGTTCGCCGAGGGCTACACCCGGAGTCCACACGTCGTCGCGGCCTGCATGTACGTCGTGGAACCACAGAGATTCGAGGACGTCGTGATCCTCATCCGCCCGCCCGACGGTCGCAATGCGGCGGTGGTCGCGAGTCAGCAACCGGTCGTCGACTCGGGGGAACTCGATGCCTGCCCGTTCACTGATCTGTGTGCGCGTGATCGCACCCGTCGACGGATTGCAGAGCGCTCGCATCAACGTCGAACGGTTGGGTACCGAGGTCTGCGCGAATCCCATCGGGTAGAGATGCTCGACGTAGTCGACGGTCACGGTGCCGTCAGGATTGTCGAAGGCGTTGGCGAAGTGCCACACCCAGAACGTATCCGTGTCGATCCATTGGACACCACCACCGTCACGCGGGATCATCGCGATGCGCGTGCCTTCCTCCGGGTGCCAAGCCAGCAGGCTGCCACCGGTCATCGCTGCCGCGAGATCGAAGACCAATGGGTTGACGAAGAGCACGATGTACTTTTCGGTCAGAGCCATGTCGTGAATCATCATCGGCTTGTCCAGCCCCGGCACCGGCGTCGGTGTGCGACGGGCGCTCCCGTCTGCTCCCACAACAGACCAGGTCAGGTACGGTGCTTCGAGGCTGTAATTGAACAGCACCATCTCGCCGGTGTGTGGGTCGATCTTCGGGTGCGCGGTGCTTCCGACGCGCATCGCGCCGTCGCAGTCCTCCTGGCCCAGAGTTTTCAATTGTGCACGGTCGAGCAGGTAGGGCTTGTCGCCCTCGGCCATGGCCATGAGCTTGCCCGAATGTTCGACGATATTGATGTCGGGGAGTTGCCGGGTGGTTCCAGCGAGTGTGTCGCCGACTACCGACGCAGGCGGCGTGTAACCGTCCATCACGCCGGACCAGATAGCCTCGCCGCGTTGTTCTTCCAGTTCGACCATCGGTGTGCGCACGAACCGATTGCTGTACGACGCCTGACCCCCGGCGATACTGACGCGGTGGACCATCCCGTCACCGTCCAGGGGAAAGACGAATGAGCCGATCGGATCGAACCGTGGGTTGGGGCCGTTGCGGAGATAGCTGCCGTTCAGGTCGTCGGGCAAGTCGCCGACGATCTCCAGGTCCGCGACATCGACTTCCTCTCGCTGTGGTGCGAAGACTCCGGTCAGGTGGGCATGGTGGGCAACATCGACCGGCAGTGGCCGGTGCGGATCGGCGATGACGGTCATGGTGTCCTCAGTAGTCAGCGAATGATGTCGTGGCGGATCAGATCACTGGTAGCTGCCGAGGTACTTTACGCCGATGCTGAGGTCCGCAAGGCTAAACCAGAAAATTCGACGATGTAGTCGGATGATGTTGCGGCACAGATTGTTAGAGGCCGTGTATTTACGTGATGAGGGCGCGAAACTGGATCGGATCGTGCGCGCAGAATACGCGCGGGCCGCCCGGCGTTGTGGACAGATCTGCGAGTCGGCGTTGATTGGTTCGGAGTAGCTTCAGATCGTCGGCGAACAATGCCTCGGCCATGGAGATCGATCTCCCTGATCGCTGACCGGTGACTGCCCGGCGGTGGTGGAACGCATCGCCGGCGTGTAGTAGCCATCCGTGTTCGGGGTCGCGGATGGCGACAACACTATGTCCTGCCGTGTGGCCGGGCATTGGAATCATCCACACCGAGTCGTGCAATTGGTGCCCGGCCATTCCGAACAGTTCCCCGGAACACTCGACGTAGCCCGCTGATCGGTGTTCGATCGCTGCCAGATGCGTTGGGCGATAACGTACTTTCGCCGGTATGCCCGATCGAGTCTGTGCCGATTTCAGCTCGACGGCGGTCGTGTGGACGGTCGCAGACGGGAAGTCGGCCGCGCCGCCGGCGTGATCGAGATCCAGATGGGTCAATACGACGTCGGTGACATCGTTCGCTGTCCATCCCAATCTGTCGAGCTGGTCGAGCGCCGTCTCCGCGCTATCGAGGGCGGGAAGGAGGAGACGGAAGCCTGCTCCGAGTCGGGCGGTGGCGTGCGCGACGTCGTCCGTACCCAGACCGCTGTCGACGAGTACGAGACCATGTTCGAATTCGCACACCAGCACGTGACTCACCAGCGCCGGACC is part of the Rhodococcus sovatensis genome and encodes:
- a CDS encoding carotenoid oxygenase family protein, which produces MTVIADPHRPLPVDVAHHAHLTGVFAPQREEVDVADLEIVGDLPDDLNGSYLRNGPNPRFDPIGSFVFPLDGDGMVHRVSIAGGQASYSNRFVRTPMVELEEQRGEAIWSGVMDGYTPPASVVGDTLAGTTRQLPDINIVEHSGKLMAMAEGDKPYLLDRAQLKTLGQEDCDGAMRVGSTAHPKIDPHTGEMVLFNYSLEAPYLTWSVVGADGSARRTPTPVPGLDKPMMIHDMALTEKYIVLFVNPLVFDLAAAMTGGSLLAWHPEEGTRIAMIPRDGGGVQWIDTDTFWVWHFANAFDNPDGTVTVDYVEHLYPMGFAQTSVPNRSTLMRALCNPSTGAITRTQISERAGIEFPRVDDRLLTRDHRRIATVGRADEDHDVLESLWFHDVHAGRDDVWTPGVALGEPIYIPGEQHDYWGSIGTDPADMKSRFYVLDVENPADGPLATIELPIRVPAGLHGAWLPAR
- a CDS encoding MBL fold metallo-hydrolase; the protein is MQSLGSLVRVRHINCGTFRARIGGPALVSHVLVCEFEHGLVLVDSGLGTDDVAHATARLGAGFRLLLPALDSAETALDQLDRLGWTANDVTDVVLTHLDLDHAGGAADFPSATVHTTAVELKSAQTRSGIPAKVRYRPTHLAAIEHRSAGYVECSGELFGMAGHQLHDSVWMIPMPGHTAGHSVVAIRDPEHGWLLHAGDAFHHRRAVTGQRSGRSISMAEALFADDLKLLRTNQRRLADLSTTPGGPRVFCAHDPIQFRALIT